The region TCTTGTAAACTCCACCCATTGTTGCACATGCTCCTGCTGCAACAACTGCTTTGGGTTCAGGGATTGCTTCATAAATAGCTTTTAAAGGTGCTTCATTGTGCTTTGTAACAGGCCCGGTTACAACCAGTACATCAGCTTCCCTTGGATTCCATGTTAAAAATACTTTGTATTGTTCTGCATCGTATTTTGGTGAAAATATGCAGTTTACTATTTCTATGTCGCAGCCGTTACATCCTCCAGTATATACAAGCATCACATGTACGGCTCTTGCTCTTGAATATGATTTTAAACTCAAATCAATCCCTCTTTCTTAGATTAGTTTAATTTATGGTATTATTAATTATTTTGAATTTTTTTTATCTTCTCTTTTTCTTAATATTGCTGTGTCAGAGAGAAATTTGGATATATAGGCTAATTTATCGTCAGATATTTTAACTGGTTTTTCAAGCATCTTTTTTATATCTGGATTCACATCTCCAACATCATTTGGATGTATGGTGCCTGCTTCTCCAAATAATGCATATAATGGGCAGAAATCATGACAGTAATAACAATGCACGCATTTTAAGCTGTCTAAAACTGGTTTTTGTTCTTTAATAAGTCCTTCCATCAGTTCAACAGGGTTTTCTAACTTAACCATTTCAATTGCGCTTGTTGGGCACACATTTTTACATCCAGCACAACCTATGCATGGTTCTTCTGCAACTTTATCTGTGGGGACTATATGTCCTTCAAGGATTTTACTTCTAAGGTTCATGTCTGTAACACGGTCTGAAGCGAATATAATTCTTTTTATGTTGCTGTAGGTTCCTTCTAGTACTATTCGGACTACATTTTTCATTGTGATACCTCAAATTCTCTTTCAAATAATATTGCTTTTGCAGGACACACATTGTTACATGCACCGCAGTATATACACTTTGAATCATCTACAATAAGTTTTTCATGTTCATCTTCACTGATAGCTTCTTCAGGACATGTTTTGGTACATAGTCTGCAGTTCATGCATAATTTGTTTTCTATAAATACAAAACCGTCTTTTATTGATTTTTTATACATGGTGGTTGCAGGGATCGCATCTTTTGGACAGTGTACAGCGCATTTCTCGCATAATATACATTTTTCCAAGTCCACATCAATACTTCCTCTTTTAAGAGTTATTGCATCTTTGGGACATAATTCTGCACATATTCCACAAGAAATACAGTCTTCAGTGACTTTCCCATCCCAGCTGGCTGTTTTAAAGCTTCTGGCTTCGTTTAAATCACATGCTTTTACACATTTGCCACATGAAACACAGTATCCTTTTATTTTACGTTCTTCTTCGTCTGATTTTCTTAATATTCTTACTGGACATACATCCAGACATTTCATAGATGTACATTCATCGCAAAGTGATGGATCATAACGTATTTTACCATTCACCATTTTTAAAGCCCCTAATTCGCAGGCTTCAGTACATAAACCACAATTTAAGCATGAAACGATCTTTCCTTTGATTTTTTCATTTTCTTCAGGTTTTCTTATTTTTACCTCAAAGTCGTCGATATAGATGGCTTTATTAGGGCATTCTTTAATGCATTTAAGGCATAAAGTACATTTTTCAGTGTCAATAGTTGTATCAGATATGGCCTCTGCAGGACATACCTCTTCACATACTCTACATTCTGTGCATTTCCCTTCAAGGTTTATATCGACATTTATGGCTTCTGTTGGGCAATAATATTCACATCTTTTACATAGGGTGCATTTTTCAGTGTCTGTAAGTACATTAACCCTTTGGGCAATTGCATCTTCTTTTTTAACCCTTATCTCTGGAGGATTTGTTAAATTTAAAGATTCAAGGAATTTAAGCTGCCTGTCTTCTATTACATCATAAGCATCTACCCTTGCATCTACTGGACAGGAGTCCACACAAATTCCGCATCTGGAACATATTCCTTTTACCAGGTCATTTTCGATTTTTATGCTGTTTACAGGACATGTTAATTCACAAACTCCACAAGCGTTACATTTAGCCCTATCAACCACATATCCTCCATATTTATTTTTAAATATGGCCCTATTGGGGCATGCTTCTGCACAGGCACCGCATGTAATACAGCTAAATGCAATGCCGTCTATAAGTCTTATTGCGCTTGTTGGACATTCTTTGATACATTCTCCGATGCCTTCGCATTTTTTGGTTGATAAAAACATGATCTTTGCCCTCAAGTATTGTTATTTAAATATATGTTATTTATGCTCCTTTTTAGATTTTATTATCTTCCTAATGTTAATTTACCCAATATTAGACCAATAATTCCTGCTACAAATCCGGATGCTAATGGGCCATCCTCATAATAAGGGAAAGGCCCTATATAATATGCTACGATTACTGCTGCAATTAGAACTATGGCATAAACTTCTTTATCAAACTTCAATTTGCTTTTGGGATTTGGTTTAATTCTAGTTCCTAATATGAACCCTAGTAAGAATCCCAGTACTAATGGACCAATATAGAAAATCATTGTTCATTCTCCCCAAGAATTTTGTCACTCTCTAAGAACGCTATTACAACGGCGCTTAAACCAACAAGCACTTTAATACCTACTGCATAGTTAAGATAAGGTATTATACCTGCATTTATTGGATCGGGGTAATTGAATATTGTTTGAATGGCTGCAGGAACTATACCGTAAAGATCCACACCTAAATTGTACATATAAAACCCTGAAAAGATAAGGCCTGCAAGCCCCAGGAATATGTATCCTAAAGCCCCAATACTTTCCATTGTGGCTAAAAAATTGTGAGAAAGTTTAAAAGGACTTTTTTCAAGTCCGTATACAATTATACAGAATATTAATCCTCCAGCTATCATTGCTCCACCCTGGAAACCTCCTCCAGGGGTTATGTGTCCTCCAAGGATTGTGTTTATTCCTAAACAGATTATTATCAGTGAAATGGGGAATACGAATAATTTTAGGATTGTGCTCATTCTTCATCTCCTCCAAGGTCAACCATTCCTCTTCCAAACACAAGAAGAGTTACAATAACGGCTGTTACAAGTATTAAAGCTTCTCCAAGGGTATCATAGCCTCTCCAATCAAATACTACATTTGTAACCATGTTTGGAGCAATATGTGGACCTACCCAATTGTAAAGAATACTTATCCCTGGAGTTAATGTTTGCTTAAATCCGTAAATTGCTTGAAACAATGTAACTCCAAATAATGCCAGGGAAACGCTGGCTATAAGGTTTCTAATTCCTTCAGACATTTAAACTCCCCCAGTAGAATAATGTTGTGATAATTCCAAGGGCTAAAATCACATAGAATATCATGCTGTTAAGAGAATCGTTTTGCTCTTTTTTTAATTTAGGCATTATGGGCATGGCGAAAATTGCTATTGCTGCTATTAGAAGCACTGCCACAATCATTAAAGTTTTACTAAAATATCTTAACATTATTGCCGCAACTAAAAGGGATGATAAAAGCGTTATTTCTGCTGCTAATGTTGATGAAGCTGTAATGCTAGTTACAGGTCCACTTTTTGCATCATATCCCTGAACTTCTTTTATTTTATTTATTATAGTGTCATAAAGGCTCATAGAATCACTCTATTTTGTTTTACCCTCTTAATGTTATTATCATTATATCAGAATGTTTGTAATTGGTTGTAGATAACTGGTTGCAATTTGTGGGAACAAACCCAGTATAATACAGAATATTAAAAATACAACCAGTGAAAATATGGTTGCTTTTGGTATTTTTGCATCACTAATTTCAAGTTCTTTTGGCTTAGGACGCATGTAAATAGCATAAAACGCTTTCATAAATGTCATGAAAGTCACGATACTTAAGAGTATCATTATTATACCAAGTTCAGGTATTCCTGCATTTAATGATGCTTGAATTAACATTAATTTACTTTGGAAAGCGTTAAGTGGAGGGACACCAGCCATAGCCAAACCAGCTAAAAGCACTAATAATGCTACTTTCGGTGTTTGAACCATCATTCCACCAAGTTTCCTAATATCACTTTCTTTTGTTTTGTAAAGGATGGTACCAAATCCAATAAATAGGAATGCAGTTATTACTGCTTCGTTAATTGCTTGGAAAAGACCGGCAGTTAATCCCAAGCTGGTCCCAAGTCCTAGGCCTATTCCAATGTAACCAAGCTCTCCGACTGCAAGATATCCAATAATTCTTTTAAAGTCGGTTTGCATTAATGCCATGGTTATGCTCAGTATCATGGCAAGTAGGGATATGGCAATTATAAATACCTTTGAAAATGGCATGTATGAAAATATTCTAATTATTATAATTCCTAATGCTACAAATGTAAACACAGAAAATGCTTGAAGTAATGCAGCTCCGTGTGGTAAAGCTTTGCTGTACACTGCAGACTTAATTGTATGGAATGGAGGTAATCCTGAACCGTATAACCATCCAAATGTTATTAAACCGCAGGCCATAAGTAAAACAGGATTTTGTGGATCAACAAGACCTGTTTTTAATGAATAAATTATATCTGTTATATTTACATTACCTGTAATTCCCAGTATAAGTGCTATTCCTACTAACATGAGTGGAGATGCAATACTTCCAACAATCATGTATTTTAAGGCTGTTTCAAAGTTACCTTTGACTTTGGATGCCACTATTATTCCTACTTGAGCTATGGCTAAAATTTCAAAGAAAACATAAAGGTTGAATATATCGTCTGAAAGTATAATAGCAAATACTGAAGCAACCCCCATAAGCATAAGGAAGATGTATACTCCTGAAGGTCTTTTTGTTTCATTTAATGCTGTTAAAATTACTAAAAATGATATTAAGCCCAGTACAAATATGAAAATCTGCTGTGCACTTCCAAAGAAATATGTAATGGCAGGGTGGAATACATTTAAAGCTGAACTGGTTATAGCTGCAGGTAAACCCTGTGCTATTGTTGGATTTTCAACTAATGGTGCATATCCTCCAAAGTAATGAAGTCCATAGCTTGTAATCAAGGGTATAATGGGTAAAGCTAAAGCTATAAGTATTCCCAGTACTTTTACCGTACGATCCTTTTTGTGAAGCATGTTTAAAAGTAATGCACATGCTATGGGAATTATAACCATTAATGGAATCAGCGGATTCATAATTTATCACCTGTTGCTGGAGTTTTATCCTGATTTTCTTTATCTCCAAGAATCTTTGATGCTTTAATGGAACCGTGTTTTTTGTACAGTACTATCACTAAAGCCAGCATTACAGCAAGTGTACTTGCTCCAATTACAATACTGGTAAGTACTAATGCAAATGGTAATGGATATGATGCGTTTTGAGCAAACCAATCTATTTTCATGTTTGGGAGGAATATATAAACGATTCCGTTGACTTTGTATCCCATGGTGATTATAAAGAGATTTGCTCCGTCTCCAATAAATGCTAGTCCTATTATTTTTTTGATTAGGTTATCTAAAAATAGGGCTGCATAAATACCTATAATTATTAATGCTCCTGCTGTGAAGAATGATGCTAATTGTGAGTCTATTATCATGATAATTCCCCGTTTAATAGATAAATATTATCTATTTTTATTCTTCCTCCATTCTACGTGTCTTTTTAACTGCTAATGCAATAAATACTGGTATTATGGCTGTACCTACAATGGCCTGAGTAAGTGCCACATCAGGAGCTAGTAAAAATTGATATAGGAAAGCTATTGCCACTCCTGAAACTCCTGTTAATATGGCTGCTTTAAGGAGGTCTCTTTGCATAAGAGCTATGACTGCTCCCAAAACTGTTACAATCATTAATATGTATTCAATCATCTTTCTTCCTCTCCATAATAATATGCATTGGCTATAGCGTGTGAAGCAAATGGTGTCAAGAATAAGTATGTAATGGCTAGAAGAGGCTCATTAAGAGCGAGTAATGCTATAATACAACCCATATCAGCAACACCAAGCATGTGTATTCTTGCATAAAGTATTCTTTCCATATCATCTTTATATCTTAGAAGTCCAACTGCTGTAAGAATTAAAAAAACTGCTGCTATTATCAATACTGCTGATTTTATCAAAGTAAGTATGTCATCCAAGTTACCATCCCCGTATAACTTTTGAAAAAGCTATAGTGCCAATTGGACCTAAAATAACCAGTGCATAGGCTATATCTTTACAGAAAGCTATGCCGTAAATGTTTTGAATTAAAATTAATAATGTTGCTACAGCTGCACTTAGACCCAGTACTCCTACAATTCCCATAGATATGGTTTTCCTGGTTGCAATCCTTATGGTGGCTATTGCGTAAAATGCCAGCGCTGCTATTAGAATATATTCAGATAAGAGTAGTATATCCATTTTAACACCTTTATACTGTGATTTATTGTTATTTACTCTAGCCATCCTTTAATATATGGTTCAAAAGGTATCACGTCTTCAGTTGCTCTTGGAACAATAGTTGCTACTTTTATTATGCAGTTTTCTTCATCTACATCAATTGAAAGTGTTCCGGGGGTTAAAGTAATGCTGTTTGCAAGTATTACTTGAGAAATTGGTCTTTTAAGTTCTGTTTCAATTTCTACTATAACTGGTTCAACTTTCCCGTTAATGGTTCTGAAAGCTACATCAAATGTGGCTTTTATTATTTCTATAATGAGAATGATGAAATAAGCAATTGCATAAAACATTCGGAATATGATGTTCAAGTGATTACCTCTTTTATTGTTGATATTGCTAGTGTTTTAGTATCATTATGATAATTGGTATATTTAACATGGTTTCAAGTGGAAAAATCCAAATTAATGGCCTTTGATTTAATACCATTTAATCATGTAATTATAATGATAAAACATGATATATAAAGCTACCTCTTTTTTCTAAAGAGGATTTTTATCTAAAAATTTATTACTTAAATTAATAGAACTAATAAGGCAAATAATTAGAAAAATTAGAATATAGAACCTTTAAAAACAAAAATAAACACTGAAAAACACCATAATAAGAATAAAAAAATTCCTGCACCTTTTTTAAACTTTTTAGGGGACAATGGGTTTAATAATTTTATGCCACTTGGAGTAAAAAGATCCAAAATTATATGGCTTAAACAACCAAGAAATAAGGCTAAAAAGGTGTAAAATAAACTTAAATTTAAATTGGGAGTTAAAATAATTCCTAGGGGCACAACAATAATAAAAGGAAGAATCATTTTTTTATTTAAAGTGATAATTCCTAAAATAAGGGATATTGCAATTAATTGAATCTTATTATCAATATTAATTCCATAAAATAGATTGTAAAAACCCAAAATAAAAAAGGTAAGTAAAATTGATAAAAGAATTATTCCAAATATTGAATGTGTAAAACCTCTATGTTTGGATATATAAAATATTAAAGCCATTACCATCAAAGAAATCCCAATTAAAAAGGGCAAATTCAAGATAAATAAGATTAATGATATTGATACTCCCAAAACAGCCATTAAAATCAGATTTTTCTTTTTTACATGATGGTCCATGTCTATTATGGCAGCCCCAATTAAAGCCAGTGAAAGATAAAAAAAGTCTTGGATAAAAGGTATTGCTATAATTATGGAGAATAGGGCATGTTTTTTATAGGATGGCATGTTTATCACTAATTATATAATAAAATAGGGTTATGTATAATAGAATTTATTTATATCGCCTTGAAATATTCTAAATATGCTTTCATCTGCAAATAGGATTTTTCAGGGCTTTTACCATCAACTGTACCATTTTTTGACACTACTTCGCAAGTTATAGCAGGAATCCCTGCTAAATTACATTCATCTTCAATAGCTCCTTTGTATAATGTCCCTGCTTCTTTATGACAAATCATTTTAGACGGTGTATGGTTAGTTACATGTTCTGCCATTAAATAACTTTGATAACATGGTTTTTTAGAACAAAAAACGCTTTGAATGCCTGGATTACTTCCAGGCTTTGTAGAGTGAAAATCAGCTAAAGCATCAATTTCAAGTTTTTTAACGGTATTTACTATTTTATTGGATATAAAACCGCTCTTTGAGGCAGTTCTATTCATATCGAATCCTTTAAATCTTCTTGAGTTCTTCATGGTGGCATTTGGTACTGCAAATGGTATTATATATAATGTTCCGTTTATTTTGCTATTTAAATCTTCAATAAGCCACATTGCAGCTATTTGGGGTGGAAGTTCATCTCCATGTATCCCTGCAGTAATCATGAGTTTAGGGTCACCGTGACCTAATTTTAAAATAGGAGTTCCATATTCTGCTTTTTTAATTAAATCAGTTATAATTCCTTTATTAGACACATGTTCCATTAATTCTGTGTTTTTTTCAATTTTTCCCCTGGTTTCACGAGATATGATATTAATGTTTTCTTTGGGTTCCACAGTTTCCACCAAGTTTAAATTGATAATCCTCTATATCTATTTTATATTTTTATAAGACTCATATAAATAATCAAGGTGAAATAATGAAGAAAGTGGTTCTCGCATTTAGCGGAGGCTTAGATACATCAGTGTGCATTAAATTACTTGAAGAAAATTACGACATGGAAGTTATAACTGCATGTGTGGATGTAGGACAGCCTGAAGAAGAAATAGAAAGACCAGCAGCAGCTGCAGATAAAATAGGCTCTTTAAAACATTATACCATAGATGCAAAGGAAGAGTTTGCAGAAGAATTTATATTCCGTGCAATCAAAGCTAATGCTCTTTATGAAGGTTACCCTTTAAGCACAGCACTTGCAAGGCCTTTAATATCCATGAAAATAGTGGAACTTGCCAAAAAAGAAGGAGCAGATGCAATAGCTCATGGATGCACAGGTAAAGGTAATGATCAGTTTAGATTCGAAACTATAATAAGGGCAATGTCTGATCTTGACGTTGTAGCACCTATAAGGGACTTAAACTTAACAAGAAGTGAAGAAATTAAATATGCTGAAGATCATTGTATTCCTCTTCCTTCTGACAAACAGTACAGTATAGATGAGAATCTTTGGGGAAGATCCATTGAAGGAGACATCTTAGAAGACCCTATGGTGGAAACACCGGAAGAAGCTTTCGAATGGACAAAATCAACAGAAAATGCGCCTGATGAAGCTCAAGTTATTGAAATTAGTTTTGAAGAAGGAGTTCCTGTAGCTTTAAATAACCAGAAAATGGATGCATTGGATTTAATTGGGAAATGCAATGAAATTGCAGGTTTAAACGGAATCGGCAGAATTGATATTATTGAAGACAGGATAATTGGTCTTAAATCAAGGGAAAATTACGAAGTTCCTGGCGCAATTTTACTAATTACGGCTCATAAAGCACTTGAACAGATGGTACTTACAAGAAGTGAACTTAAATTCGCTGCACACGTTAGTGAAGTTTATTCTGAGCTTATATATGATGGACTGTGGCACGAGCCTTTGAGGGAAGATCTTGATGCTTTGGTTGATAACATGCAAAGAAGAGTAACTGGAACTGTAAAAGTAAAGCTTCACAAGGGAAATCTTAGAATTCTTGGAAGAGAATCTCCTTATAGTTTATACAGTGAAGAAACAGTTTCTTTTGAAGATAAAGGTATGGATCAGCGTGAAATGACTGGAATGGTTAAAAATTACGGTATTCAGGCTGCACTTTACCATAATATCTCTAAAAAGGATTAAAATATCCTTTTATTTTATTTTTATAGTCAATTCCTGCATTAATTTATTTCTTTAGTTATAATTCTTTATTTAATATAGACTAAATGTAGGAAATATTTTTTAAACTTTTTAAAGCTTAAATCAGCTGAAACTATTATCTCATAATTATTTTCCGAGAAATAAATATTCAGCATTAAATTAGATATGGCTTATATATTTCCATAAAAATAATACTTATATATAAATAGTCACAAAAACCTTTTATATTATAAATAATTAGGTTTTTCAAATGGTTTCTAATAAAGAAATTAAGATGGCTCTTGAATCTAAACGTAGTGGAGTAGATCAAGAGTTTTTGCAAATGATGGAAGCGCCCTTTGAATGGACAGGAAATAGTTATTTATTTGATTTTGATCCGATGACTGTTGAAAAACTATCTCTATATGTTGATTATTTGTTTAAACAACAAGGATATCGTTTAGAGGAAGGATACACAGTTAATAATCTTTATTATAAGTACGATGAACAAGAAGGTTTACCCAATGTATGGGGATATTTGCTGTTTTTTTTATCACCGCTGTATAAATTTGAAGTAGAAATAAATTCTAGCGGAGGAAAAACTTATTTAGAGATTTTCAAAATATTTAACGGACGACTTATGTCTTTTCAAAAATTAATTTATGGAAAGAACTATCCTAACTCCGAATTAAACATAATGGCTGACAAGATAAAATTATTAAGATTATCATCAAATAGTTATCTTGTTTGTAATGCATGTGGAGAATATTATCAATTACAGGAAGGTGAATCTCCAGATGAACTTACTGATAGGTGCGAATGCGGCGGAAATTTAAAATATATTCCTAAGCAGTTAGATATAGACGAACCACCTAAAAAAAGAATGTTGAATGAACACAGTAGGAGATACTGGGCCGTCTTAGTGTTAGTTATTTTTTTCGTTTGGTTACTGCTTTTAAATGAAATTTTTAAACCTAATGCTCCTCCAATTTTAGCTTTTTTTAGCATTATTTTATTTGCGATACTTATTGCATCATATATAATCTATGTTGGTGAGTTTATATATTGATTTTAAGCTTAATCAGATATAAAAGTTAATTTAAGAATTTTATTAAAATAATAATGGTGAATAGATGATTAATTTAAAAACTATATTGGCAGGAATTGTTGTAATAATAATTTTTTATGTACTTGGTTTAGGATTTATTGGATCTTTAATAGGATTTTTCATTGCTGGAGCCATTATAGGTTATTTAAATAATGAAAACTTTAAAAATGGTGCTATTAACGGTTTGATATTCGGTTTTATTGGATTTACATTAGTTTTAGTTATTTATTTAATCAGGCTTGCAATAGCAGGTTCTTTTAGTCATCTTTCATTTGATAGTATTGTAATACTCTTGATTGATTGTATAATGGTTATTTTTATGAGTATCATTGGTGCACTTCTTGGTACTTGGATAGGAAATCTAATTAAATCAAGAAAAAAGTAAAAAAGTAATTAAATTTATTTTCTTTTATGCTGTTGGCTCTGTTTTTTTTAGCATTGTTTTTGTTCTATGCATCTGTATAGCCAGTGGAACATACATCACTCCAAAACCAATGATAATGGCCAATATAATGTATGCTGTGCTTAGTATTCCTGATACTATAAAGTTATAGAATATAAAAACCGCAACTGGAGCATATAATGCGCTTGCAGTCACAACACCTGGAGAATATTCGCCATAGCGCACAGTATAGTATGCGTGGATTAAGAAATTTGAAAATATCCATGCGGCAGTTGATAATCCAAGAACAAGGGTCCACTCATTGGTATAAAAGATTGCAAGAGAT is a window of Methanobacterium sp. DNA encoding:
- a CDS encoding monovalent cation/H(+) antiporter subunit G, coding for MDDILTLIKSAVLIIAAVFLILTAVGLLRYKDDMERILYARIHMLGVADMGCIIALLALNEPLLAITYLFLTPFASHAIANAYYYGEEER
- a CDS encoding energy-converting hydrogenase B subunit G, EhbG is translated as MSLYDTIINKIKEVQGYDAKSGPVTSITASSTLAAEITLLSSLLVAAIMLRYFSKTLMIVAVLLIAAIAIFAMPIMPKLKKEQNDSLNSMIFYVILALGIITTLFYWGSLNV
- the ehbF gene encoding energy conserving hydrogenase EhbF — protein: MNPLIPLMVIIPIACALLLNMLHKKDRTVKVLGILIALALPIIPLITSYGLHYFGGYAPLVENPTIAQGLPAAITSSALNVFHPAITYFFGSAQQIFIFVLGLISFLVILTALNETKRPSGVYIFLMLMGVASVFAIILSDDIFNLYVFFEILAIAQVGIIVASKVKGNFETALKYMIVGSIASPLMLVGIALILGITGNVNITDIIYSLKTGLVDPQNPVLLMACGLITFGWLYGSGLPPFHTIKSAVYSKALPHGAALLQAFSVFTFVALGIIIIRIFSYMPFSKVFIIAISLLAMILSITMALMQTDFKRIIGYLAVGELGYIGIGLGLGTSLGLTAGLFQAINEAVITAFLFIGFGTILYKTKESDIRKLGGMMVQTPKVALLVLLAGLAMAGVPPLNAFQSKLMLIQASLNAGIPELGIIMILLSIVTFMTFMKAFYAIYMRPKPKELEISDAKIPKATIFSLVVFLIFCIILGLFPQIATSYLQPITNILI
- a CDS encoding energy-converting hydrogenase B subunit J; translation: MIFYIGPLVLGFLLGFILGTRIKPNPKSKLKFDKEVYAIVLIAAVIVAYYIGPFPYYEDGPLASGFVAGIIGLILGKLTLGR
- a CDS encoding cation:proton antiporter (subunit B of antiporter complex involved in resistance to high concentrations of Na+, K+, Li+ and/or alkali) is translated as MSTILKLFVFPISLIIICLGINTILGGHITPGGGFQGGAMIAGGLIFCIIVYGLEKSPFKLSHNFLATMESIGALGYIFLGLAGLIFSGFYMYNLGVDLYGIVPAAIQTIFNYPDPINAGIIPYLNYAVGIKVLVGLSAVVIAFLESDKILGENEQ
- a CDS encoding EhbH, with the protein product MSEGIRNLIASVSLALFGVTLFQAIYGFKQTLTPGISILYNWVGPHIAPNMVTNVVFDWRGYDTLGEALILVTAVIVTLLVFGRGMVDLGGDEE
- a CDS encoding Na+/H+ antiporter subunit E; this encodes MFYAIAYFIILIIEIIKATFDVAFRTINGKVEPVIVEIETELKRPISQVILANSITLTPGTLSIDVDEENCIIKVATIVPRATEDVIPFEPYIKGWLE
- a CDS encoding 4Fe-4S dicluster domain-containing protein, which produces MKNVVRIVLEGTYSNIKRIIFASDRVTDMNLRSKILEGHIVPTDKVAEEPCIGCAGCKNVCPTSAIEMVKLENPVELMEGLIKEQKPVLDSLKCVHCYYCHDFCPLYALFGEAGTIHPNDVGDVNPDIKKMLEKPVKISDDKLAYISKFLSDTAILRKREDKKNSK
- a CDS encoding argininosuccinate synthase, whose protein sequence is MKKVVLAFSGGLDTSVCIKLLEENYDMEVITACVDVGQPEEEIERPAAAADKIGSLKHYTIDAKEEFAEEFIFRAIKANALYEGYPLSTALARPLISMKIVELAKKEGADAIAHGCTGKGNDQFRFETIIRAMSDLDVVAPIRDLNLTRSEEIKYAEDHCIPLPSDKQYSIDENLWGRSIEGDILEDPMVETPEEAFEWTKSTENAPDEAQVIEISFEEGVPVALNNQKMDALDLIGKCNEIAGLNGIGRIDIIEDRIIGLKSRENYEVPGAILLITAHKALEQMVLTRSELKFAAHVSEVYSELIYDGLWHEPLREDLDALVDNMQRRVTGTVKVKLHKGNLRILGRESPYSLYSEETVSFEDKGMDQREMTGMVKNYGIQAALYHNISKKD
- a CDS encoding DUF5518 domain-containing protein → MINLKTILAGIVVIIIFYVLGLGFIGSLIGFFIAGAIIGYLNNENFKNGAINGLIFGFIGFTLVLVIYLIRLAIAGSFSHLSFDSIVILLIDCIMVIFMSIIGALLGTWIGNLIKSRKK
- a CDS encoding 4Fe-4S binding protein translates to MFLSTKKCEGIGECIKECPTSAIRLIDGIAFSCITCGACAEACPNRAIFKNKYGGYVVDRAKCNACGVCELTCPVNSIKIENDLVKGICSRCGICVDSCPVDARVDAYDVIEDRQLKFLESLNLTNPPEIRVKKEDAIAQRVNVLTDTEKCTLCKRCEYYCPTEAINVDINLEGKCTECRVCEEVCPAEAISDTTIDTEKCTLCLKCIKECPNKAIYIDDFEVKIRKPEENEKIKGKIVSCLNCGLCTEACELGALKMVNGKIRYDPSLCDECTSMKCLDVCPVRILRKSDEEERKIKGYCVSCGKCVKACDLNEARSFKTASWDGKVTEDCISCGICAELCPKDAITLKRGSIDVDLEKCILCEKCAVHCPKDAIPATTMYKKSIKDGFVFIENKLCMNCRLCTKTCPEEAISEDEHEKLIVDDSKCIYCGACNNVCPAKAILFEREFEVSQ
- a CDS encoding DUF4040 domain-containing protein, which codes for MIEYILMIVTVLGAVIALMQRDLLKAAILTGVSGVAIAFLYQFLLAPDVALTQAIVGTAIIPVFIALAVKKTRRMEEE
- a CDS encoding NADH-quinone oxidoreductase subunit B family protein encodes the protein MSLKSYSRARAVHVMLVYTGGCNGCDIEIVNCIFSPKYDAEQYKVFLTWNPREADVLVVTGPVTKHNEAPLKAIYEAIPEPKAVVAAGACATMGGVYKNIHGDIPSEEIAGPVDEIIPVAAKIPGCAVRPEDVISGLVSALPLLLNAD
- a CDS encoding metal-dependent hydrolase gives rise to the protein MPSYKKHALFSIIIAIPFIQDFFYLSLALIGAAIIDMDHHVKKKNLILMAVLGVSISLILFILNLPFLIGISLMVMALIFYISKHRGFTHSIFGIILLSILLTFFILGFYNLFYGINIDNKIQLIAISLILGIITLNKKMILPFIIVVPLGIILTPNLNLSLFYTFLALFLGCLSHIILDLFTPSGIKLLNPLSPKKFKKGAGIFLFLLWCFSVFIFVFKGSIF
- a CDS encoding cation:proton antiporter subunit C yields the protein MIIDSQLASFFTAGALIIIGIYAALFLDNLIKKIIGLAFIGDGANLFIITMGYKVNGIVYIFLPNMKIDWFAQNASYPLPFALVLTSIVIGASTLAVMLALVIVLYKKHGSIKASKILGDKENQDKTPATGDKL
- a CDS encoding HXXEE domain-containing protein produces the protein MDLSILMSVPIVYLIHILEESPRFPAWAVKVRMITSMSFGEFALGNIIFMAYVLVSVSLAIFYTNEWTLVLGLSTAAWIFSNFLIHAYYTVRYGEYSPGVVTASALYAPVAVFIFYNFIVSGILSTAYIILAIIIGFGVMYVPLAIQMHRTKTMLKKTEPTA
- a CDS encoding succinylglutamate desuccinylase/aspartoacylase family protein, with product MEHVSNKGIITDLIKKAEYGTPILKLGHGDPKLMITAGIHGDELPPQIAAMWLIEDLNSKINGTLYIIPFAVPNATMKNSRRFKGFDMNRTASKSGFISNKIVNTVKKLEIDALADFHSTKPGSNPGIQSVFCSKKPCYQSYLMAEHVTNHTPSKMICHKEAGTLYKGAIEDECNLAGIPAITCEVVSKNGTVDGKSPEKSYLQMKAYLEYFKAI